Part of the Desulfomicrobium macestii genome, CCAGAGAAGGCCCTCGATTGTTCAGAAGTATTTCCACGGACAACATGTTCGATACGCAGCCTAAAATGTTAACTGTTTAGGGCTCGGAGTAATATAACCACATGACAACCGATAAATGCAATGAATTATCACTGGATGAACGTAAAAATCAATATGATGAACGCACTCTGTGACAAATAGAGAACGCGAAGTTTTGGAGCGACTTCTCAATCTCGTGCTTCGTGGCACCACTCTTGTCAGTAAATTCGCCCTCCTCTTTGTTTTGGCCAAATTTCTCGAGCCTCTGGAGGTAGGGCTTTACGGACTTTTCAGTGCAACCATTTTTTACTGCCTGATGGCTTTAGGGTTCGACTTTTATACATACTCTACTCGGGAACTTATTGTTACAGATAAAAAAAAATGGGCGGCAATGCTCCGTGACCAAGGTATTTTCTATACAATCACATACACAATATTGATCCCAGCGAGTTTTTTGGTTTTTCCCTTTGTTGGCGCTGGAGCATCTCGCCCAGGAACTTAACAGACTACTTGTAGCAATCTCAGAACCTCTCTGGGCCAGCGTTATCCTGTTTATACGGCAGGGATGCTGGGCAATCATGACGGCAGTCATATTATGGATTATTCCAGAGCAGAGGCATCTCTCGTTTGTCCTCGCTGCATGGACACTAGGCGTATCCGGCGCATGCTTCCTGGGCTTTATCCGATTACGCAACGTGGACTTGAGTTCCCTACAGCTGCCTATCGATTGGAAGTGGATCAAAAAAGGGATCAAAGTGGCTTTCCCCTTTTTACTGGCTACACTTTCACTACGAGCTCTTTACACTTTTGATCGATATTGGGTCGAGGCTATAAGCGGTCTTGAAGTTCTTGCAGCGTATGTTTTTTTTGCCGGAATCGCCAACGCCATCATGAGTTTTCTTGATGCGGCGGTTTTTTCGTTCACCTATCCAGAATTGATAGCTGCTGTCGGAAGAAAGGATGCAAAAAGATTCAAAGATCAATTGCGACGCATGGGCATTCAGACCATTTTATTGACATTAACACTTTCTGCATCAGCTATAATATTAACAGGTCCAATTATACATTGGATCAAGAGAGATGTGTACTCTCAACACTTATCACTACTTTTTTGGACAATTTTCGCCACAGCGATATCAGCTGTCAGCATGATTCCGCACTACGGTCTTTATGCATTACGTGAAGATACAAGCATTATAGTAGGACATATTTTTTCACTACCAATTTTTTTTATTGTAACAGTTGCATTATCAAAATTTTACGACACGACATCAATTCCAATGTCACTTACTTTCACATTTTTATCCCTCCTTATATTTAAATACATCATGCTAAAACGAAACAGTACATTCGCAGCATGACAACGGGATCAATTCACTAAGAACAAGGTTAAAACATGCTCAAAGAATCAACTATTCTGGTGACTGGCGGAACTGGATCTTTTGGAAATGCCTTTGTGCCCATGACATTAAGCAAATTTAATCCTAAAAAAATCATAATATTGTCTCGCGATGAAATGAAACAGTGGGACATGGCAAAAAAATTCCAGGATGATTCACGAGTTCGATTTTTCATAGGCGACGTCAGGGATCGAGAACGTCTGTACCGGGCGCTTGATGGCGTTGACTACGTGGTCCACGCTGCCGCCACTAAGATAGTACCAACGGCCGAATACAACCCCTTCGAATGCGTTAAAACGAACATCAACGGCGCCACGAACCTCATAGATGCCTGCATCGACAAAGGAGTCAAACGGGTAGTCGCCCTTTCGACGGACAAGGCCAGCAGCCCTGTGAACCTTTACGGCGCCACCAAACTAGCTTCGGACAAGCTCTTTGTAGCCGGGAACTCCTATTCCGGAAGCAAAACGACGAGATTCGCCGTGGTCCGCTATGGCAATGTCATGGGCTCAAGAGGTTCGGTCATTCCTTTCTTCCTTTCCATCAAGAACAAGGGCGTGCTGCCTATTACCGACGAGCGCATGACACGGTTCATGATTTCTCTTGAGCAGGGCGTCGAGCTCGTCTGGCATGCTTTCGAAGACATGCAGGGCGGAGAAATCTATGTCAAAAAAATCCCTTCCATGAAGGTCACAGATCTCGCCTTGACCATCGCTCCCAACGCCAAACTCGAATTCATCGGCATCCGCCCCGGAGAAAAGCTGCACGAACAGATGATCGGGGAAGATGACTCCTACTACACTTACGAATATCCAGAGCATTACAAAATCCTTCCCGCCATCAACGGCTGGGCGAGCTGCAGCAAGCGGATCAAGGACGGAAAGAAAGTTCCTGAAGGCTTCAGCTACACCAGCAACAACAATGCGGAGTGGATGGCCCCGGGTGAACTGGAGGCATGGATAGATAGCAACAGTGACAAGATAGGAAACATCTGATCATGATCCCATACGGTCGCCAGGAAATAACCCAGGCGGATATTGACGCGGTCGTTGATGTCCTGCGTTCGGATTTTCTTACGCAGGGCCCGATGGTTCCACGTTTCGAGCAGACTGTTGCCAACCATGTGGGGGCCGAGCACGCGGTTGCGGTCAACAGCGCCACATCGGCTCTGCACACAGCCTGCCTGGCGCTTGGACTTGGACCCGGTGACTGGCTTTGGACAAGCCCGATAACGTTCGTTGCTTCGGCGAATTGCGGCCCGTACTGCGGCGCCAAGGTAGACTTCGTCGACATCGATCCGCGCACGTACAACCTCTGCCCCAATGCCCTGGCGAGAAAGCTCGAACAGGCCGAACGCGAAGGCCGCCTGCCCAAAATCGTGATCCCTGTTCATCTCTGCGGACAGCCTTGCAACATGACCGCCATCCATGCCTTAGGCGAACGCTACGGATTCAAGATCATTGAAGACGCGTCCCATGCGATCGGCGGAAAATTTCGAGGCGAATTCATCGGCAATTGTCGCTACAGCGACATAACTATTTTCAGCTTCCACCCCGTCAAGATCATCACCACCGCAGAAGGCGGCATGGCGACGACGAACGACGCCCGCCTGGCGGAACGGATGTCCCTGTTGCGTAGTCACGGCATCACCCGCGATTCGGGCCTGATGACGCACGAACCTGACGGCCCCTGGTACTACCAGCAGATTGATCTTGGCTTCAATTACCGCATGACCGAACTGCAGGCGGCCCTCGGCGTCAGCCAGATGAAAAGACTGGATGAATTCGTGGCGCGTCGCCATGCCCTGGCCCGCCGTTATGATGAAATGCTTGCAGAGCTTCCCGTGGTCACGCCCTGGCAGCACCCGGACTCGTATTCAGGTCTCCATCTGTATGTGATTCGCCTGGACCCAGCCCAGACAGGAAGGCGCCAACTCCACGTCTTCGAGAGTCTGCGCGACCAGGGCATCGGCGTGAATGTGCATTACATTCCTGTTCATACCCAGCCCTTCTACCGTAACTTGGGTTTTGAGCCCGGAGATTTCCCCCAGGCCGAGCGCTATTATGCCGAAGCCATCAGCCTTCCCATGTTCCACGGCATGACCGAAGCCCAGCAGGACGCCGTCGTGGAAGCGCTTCGCAAGGCGGTGCAACAATGAAGCTGGCGGTGATTCCTGCACGGGGAGGCAGCAAGCGCATTCCCCGAAAGAACATCAGGGAATTCTGTGGCAGGCCCATGATTGCCTGGGCCATCGAAGCGGCACGGGAGAGCGGATGTTTCGACCGGATCATCGTTTCAACTGACGATGCCGAGATAGCCGAAATTTCCTTGCAATGGGGGGCCAAAGCGCCCTTCGTCCGTCCGAAAGCGCTGTCTGATGACCACACGGGAACAATTCCTGTCATTGCGCACGCGATAGACTGGCATCTGAAGCATACGACTGAGAAACCGGAAGAAGTCTGCTGTGTATATGCAACCGCCCCCTTCGTTCGCCCGGCGGACCTGCACCAGGGCCTTGAAGCCCTGCTTCACCAGGGGTGCGACTACGTATTTTCCGTAACCAGCTTCCCCTTCCCGATCCAACGCGCTGTCCGCATCAAAAAAAACGGAAGGGTCGAAATGTTTCATTCCGAGCACTTCAACACTCGCTCTCAAGACCTGGAAGAAAGCTACCACGATGCCGGCCAGTTTTATTGGGGCCGGGCGGAAGCCTGGCTCGAAGGACGGCCGATATTCAATTCCAACGCCATCCCTGTCATCCTGCCACGCCATCGGGTTCAGGACATTGACACCGTCGAGGATTGGCGGCGGGCGGAATTGATGTTCACGACACTGCGCCAGCGTGAGGAATCGTGATGAATCCGAGAAAAATCGCCTTTCGCGTCGATGCATCGCTGAAAATCGGGACAGGGCATGTCATGCGCTGTCTGACGCTCGCGGAGGCCCTGCGTGATCGCGGATGCGAAAGTACGTTCATCTGCCGCGAACACCCTGGAAACTTGATTGATTTGATCTCCGAACGTGGCTTTACCGCCCTCGGTCTTCCTGCGGTGGATGTAGCGCAGGACTTGGGGCTTGAGCTTAATTTGCCGCCCCATGCGGCATGGCTTGGCGCGGATTGGCGCACAGACGCTACGCAGACTCGCAAGGCTATAGGAGATGTAACCGCCGATTGGCTTGTGATCGACCACTATGCGATCGATGAAAGATGGGAGCGGAAGTTACGGCCGGCCTGCCGCAGGCTGATGGTCATAGACGACCTGGCCGATCGTAACCATGATTGCGACCTGCTGCTGGATCAAAATCTGGTCGAAGGCTGGCAGGACCGCTATCGCGGCAACGTTCCCGAAAATTGCGCATTGCTGCTCGGCCCTGAATATGCCTTGCTGCAACCCCTGTACTCCGAACTGCATGACCGGGTTCCTCCCCGGGAAGGCCCGATCCACCGCATCCTTGTCTATTTCGGGGGTGCCGATACCGACAATCTGACGGGAATGGTCATTTCCGCTTTTGGGACGCTCAAAACCGAAGACGTTTCCATGGACGTGGTAATCAATTCCGCAAGCCCCCACGCCGAATCACTGTGGAAATTGGCGACCAGAGATGGTCGAATCCGCCTGCATGAACGCCTTCCAAGCCTCGAGCACCTGATGGCCAAGGCCGATTTCGCTGTCGGTGCAGGCGGGGCTACATCATGGGAAAGATGCAGCCTAGGGTTGCCAAGCATAGTCATCACTCTTGCCGAAAACCAGAGGCCTATTGCGGCCGAACTGCATAAGCAAAGATTTATCCAGTGGCTTGGCCACAAGAATGAAGTCGATGAGCACGGCATGGCCGAAGCTCTTAAAAGTCTCATGAAAAATGGATTGGAGAGCGGCTGGTCCGAGCGATGCGGCCATGCCGTTGACGGCAAAGGAACGTCAAGGGTCGGCAGTCTTCTCGTTGTAGGCGATAAAAATTCTTTACGCGCACGTCCTGCAACAATGGATGACGAAATCAATGTGCTTCGCTGGTCCAATTTTTTGTCAACATGCTCACATACCTCAATACAAAATATTCATCATTCAATAGAGATTACAAATAATTTCCGAAAACATTTGCGAGACATCGATACGTATCATGTTTTCATCGTCGAAACTTCAAGCAAAATTCCCGTATCCCTGATTTATTTTTCACGCCAGGAGACGTCATGGTCCATCAGGATATTGCATGCGCCTCACCTTGGAAGCTTCATAAGAGATGAGATGATCCTGGAAGAAGCACTGCGTGTATTGAGAGAGAATGCGACAGGAGTCTTGATTTTTTCAGACACGCAGAATTCCAGCATGTCTCCAGTGAGTGTTGCGAATAGGCAGGGCCAATACACGAACGCTGCGAAGCAAAAACGATTGGAAATTGCCGTATGCACGGATCGAGGCAGTTGGATCAACGCCTCTGTCCCTACGCTGATCGTGGGTTGGCTGGCCGAAGGGCATTCCGTCAGTTGGTCGCATGACGCATCTACTCTGCCCGGCGGCGATCTGTGTTTCTATCTGAGCTACGGCCGGATCGTCGACGCCAAGACTCGCTCGCGTTACAGCAACAATATCGTTGTACATGCCAGCGACCTCCCTAAAGGACGCGGCTGGTCTCCGGCAAGCTGGCTTATCATGGAAGGCGCAGAGCGCATCCCGGTCACCCTGCTTGAGGCGGTTGACGCCGTCGATGCCGGTCCAATCTATCTTCAGAAATGGATTCCCCTCCATGGCACGGAACTCATCGACGACTGGAGAGAGTTGATCGCCGATGCGACGATCGAACTTGCCCGGTCATTCGTCTCCAGGCATCCTGAAATTCTCCATGAGGCAAGGGAGCAGACCGGCAAAAGCAGCTCATACCCCCGCCGCCGGGCCACAGACAGCGAATTGGATCCCGCCAAGACTCTTGCTGAACAATTCAATCACCTGCGCATCGTCGACAACGAGGACTATCCCGCGTTCTTCAGACACAAGGGCCAGGAATTTATCCTGAAAATATGCAGACGACCATCCAGCAGAGGAAAGGATTCATGACAGTCATGATCAACGGCCGTGCCATCGGCCCCGGCCATGAGCCCTATATCATCGCCGAACTGTCAGCCAACCACAACGGTTCGCTGGAGCGGGCGCTTCAAACCATCGAAGCCGCACATCGGTGCGGTGCTGACGCCATCAAGCTCCAGACGTACACTGCGGACACCCTGACCATCGACTGCGACGCTCCGGATTTCCTCATCAAGGGAGGACTCTGGGACGGTTTCAAGCTGTACGATCTCTATAAATGGGCCGAAACCCCGTATGAATGGCACCAGGAGATATTCAATCATGCCAGGAAGCTCGGCATAACCATTTTTTCCACTCCTTTTGACGAAACAGCCGTGGATCTTCTGGAAGACCTCGGCACCCCTGCGTACAAAATCGCGTCCTTCGAAATCGTAGATCTTCCGCTTATCAGCTATGCCGCCAGCACTGGTAAGCCCATGATCATTTCGACCGGCATGGCCAGCGAAGAAGAAATTGAGGAGGCGATCACTACTGCACACGAAGCCGGATGCAAGGATGTGATCCTGCTCCACTGCATCAGCAGCTACCCGGCTCCGATCGAGCAGGCGAACCTGCGCCAGATCCCTGAACTTACGCGAAGATTTGGCGTAATAAGTGGACTATCCGACCATACGATGGGAACAACTGCCGCGGTAACGGCCGTAGCTCTGGGAGCATGCGTGATTGAAAAGCATTTTACCCTGAACAGGCAGGACAAAGGGCCTGACAGCGAGTTCTCACTCGAACCACATGAGATGGAACGGCTTTGCGTTGATGCCAAAGACGCTTGGAGCGCTTTGGGCGAGGTGGGATACAAGCGGAAGGAAGCTGAAGAAGAATCGATGATATTTCGACGCTCTGTTTACTTTGTAAACGATCTCCCTGCGGGCGCAGTGATCTCGCGGGACGATATCCGACGAATTCGGCCGGGGATGGGGCTGGCCCCTAAATTTTTTGATCACCTTATAGGGCGAAAAACAAATACTCAGATCCAAAAAGGAACTGCAACATCATGGGATTTGATTAGTCAGCCCCAAAAATAACAACATGTCGAAATTAATCGAAAGATACTCGAAAATACTGTATTTCAGGTTTCAAGTCGAAATCATTGTGGAGCGAAGGCCGAACATGGCGATTTGCCACCTTGGTTACCGTGGGAAGCGCAAGATTGGCGTAACCAGTATCGAAATCCCCGATCCAAGCAGGCAAACAAAAACAGCTTCTAGCAAACGGCACGCTAGAGCGATTCCGAAGCCACGCAACCATCGAGCCGATTATCGGCCATCTCAAGAACGAGAACAGGATGCAGCGCAATTACCTCAAAAGCCAATTCAGTGCCTACATGAACCTGCACATGGCTTATACTGCGATCAATTTGCGGAAGTTCATCCGAACTATGCGCTTTTTGTGCATCAAACTCCTTGGGCACATACTTCGACTCAATGTTCAGCCTGCACAGACCAGTACCTAGCGTGACATTTGAACAGTGTTTCGGGACCAACAAATTACTAAAGCCGCTTTGTTCAGATTATGAGGGGGGGGGGGATCTTGGATAAAGGTGGTCAATCCATTGAAAAATTCGTGGCGTGCGATCTTATTTCTCCATTTCACATTATTGCTGCGTTGTCTGCTGCCAGCGCTCTTTGCAAATCAAGCGCATCAGTGCAGTTACACATGTTGCCAAATTTGAATAAAAAATATGCAATAGGAAAAGGAACCTTTAAATACAGAGACTTATCTATATCAATTACCCTCTCAAAGATAAAAAAATTTAATTTTAAATCATTTATTGAATCATTAATTAAATTTATATTTTTATTAATTGCTAAATTACTATTCCGAAAAAATAAATACTGCGTAGCTCATCATACCTATTTTAATTTTTTCACACTCAATAATTTAACATTTCGAGAAATAATACAATGCAAAACCATTACTATTGAAGAAGGTATTGGAACATATGGCGGATTATTTCATCATTTGCGAGCTGGACGACGGGAGAAAAAGCATTATCCAGTGCTAAAATATCTTGGAAGGTGTTTTTTTTCGCTACCCTTATTTGTGTCTATGAATTGGAAAATCCTTACTGGAGAAAATCAAGAACACGTTGATGCGGTTGTCATTTTTCTCGCTGAAAAATTCTACCACAAAGAAATAATAAAACTACGCACATGGATTACAAAACAGCAATTTCAAAAAGTCTTCATACTAATAGGATCACCATTAGTAGAACTTTATGGCGTATCGTCTAGCGAATTGCTCCAATTGCTACACATAATTTTAAAAGAAGTTAATTCGCGAGGCGGCACGCTAATCTTAAAACGTCACCCCCTTGAAAGAAATGACAAGCTCTATCGAAAAGTTGGAATTCACGTAATTGGAGATGAAATTCCTGGAGAAATTCTTATTCGAGCCATAGAGCCTGATGCTATTATAGGATATAATTCCGGACTATTGATTATTGGAAATGCGGTGTTTGGAATTACTTCATACACGATTCACAAAATATTACCTAAGCAAATACAGGAAAAAATATTTCCCGAAGCATGGCTGCGACGGTTTATTGAACGACACACAACGCCACTTTCGGAAAGGTGACTGGCGTGAAAAAATTTAGTCTAGAGCGAACATTTGTTATCTTATTGGGATCTTATATTGGACTATCTGGATACACTTACACAAGCCTTAATTATTACCATCTAGAACAAAATGATAGTACAAGAAGTCTAATTACAATTTCATTAATATGCATAGTTTTATGTCGCCTTATATTTTTACGCTCAATTATAATCCCAAAAAAAACTTTAATAATTGCAACACCATTCATTTACATGGGCATTGTTGGAATAATGCTGTCTGACGGGCTGGAGTTCGCTGGAGCCATTAGCAGATGGCTATTCTACCTTCTGGCGATGAGTTACTTTGCTCAACCCGTTGCTCGGCAGCATTTTCCCACGCTAGTTGTCACACTTTCTTTTTTCTTTATAGTTGCAGGATTTGGCGATCTCATCTTGGAACGCTCCCTACACATCAATCAGGCAGCACGAATTGGTGGCTCAGTAGGAAGCCCCATCGGTTTTGCTAGCGCAGTCTATTGCTGCTCTATAAGCTTAGCGTGGATTTGGATAGCAAAGAGGCAAAAGTTATTTATGATTGCTGCTTTAACTCTCTGTGCATTGAATTTTGCTACCGGAACGAGATCAGTTGCAGCAGGAAATTTGTTCGCACTTTTCGCCATGTGGTGGATGTCAACTCGCGACATTGGGTGGAAAATTGTTGTTTGCATAGTCATTTGCGTAGCGACTGCCATTTTTTTTGACATCTTTCTTGGCAGCACAGATGTTGGTCGGCGTATACAATTACTGCTTGACTATGGTAGTGACTCATCTTTTCTCAATCGAGATTTCATTTTAAATATAGTAGGTGATCGATTGACGGCAACTGATCTTATTCTTGGAGTTGGAGGAGGGAGATTCCCTGTTTGGTTTTATGATAATACCGGCATACTCAACATGGCTCCACACTTTGAAATCATCTGGTTGCTGGTGGAAGGGGGAATTATTGGATCTTTTTTGTATATTATCCTGAATCCGTGAATAAGTGTTGCCAACGTTGTTGGCTCGAAATCTCAACCATATTTTTCGAAAATCCAGGCGACTTTCGACCTGAAAATTTTCA contains:
- the pseI gene encoding pseudaminic acid synthase, translated to MTVMINGRAIGPGHEPYIIAELSANHNGSLERALQTIEAAHRCGADAIKLQTYTADTLTIDCDAPDFLIKGGLWDGFKLYDLYKWAETPYEWHQEIFNHARKLGITIFSTPFDETAVDLLEDLGTPAYKIASFEIVDLPLISYAASTGKPMIISTGMASEEEIEEAITTAHEAGCKDVILLHCISSYPAPIEQANLRQIPELTRRFGVISGLSDHTMGTTAAVTAVALGACVIEKHFTLNRQDKGPDSEFSLEPHEMERLCVDAKDAWSALGEVGYKRKEAEEESMIFRRSVYFVNDLPAGAVISRDDIRRIRPGMGLAPKFFDHLIGRKTNTQIQKGTATSWDLISQPQK
- the pseC gene encoding UDP-4-amino-4,6-dideoxy-N-acetyl-beta-L-altrosamine transaminase is translated as MIPYGRQEITQADIDAVVDVLRSDFLTQGPMVPRFEQTVANHVGAEHAVAVNSATSALHTACLALGLGPGDWLWTSPITFVASANCGPYCGAKVDFVDIDPRTYNLCPNALARKLEQAEREGRLPKIVIPVHLCGQPCNMTAIHALGERYGFKIIEDASHAIGGKFRGEFIGNCRYSDITIFSFHPVKIITTAEGGMATTNDARLAERMSLLRSHGITRDSGLMTHEPDGPWYYQQIDLGFNYRMTELQAALGVSQMKRLDEFVARRHALARRYDEMLAELPVVTPWQHPDSYSGLHLYVIRLDPAQTGRRQLHVFESLRDQGIGVNVHYIPVHTQPFYRNLGFEPGDFPQAERYYAEAISLPMFHGMTEAQQDAVVEALRKAVQQ
- the pseB gene encoding UDP-N-acetylglucosamine 4,6-dehydratase (inverting), which produces MLKESTILVTGGTGSFGNAFVPMTLSKFNPKKIIILSRDEMKQWDMAKKFQDDSRVRFFIGDVRDRERLYRALDGVDYVVHAAATKIVPTAEYNPFECVKTNINGATNLIDACIDKGVKRVVALSTDKASSPVNLYGATKLASDKLFVAGNSYSGSKTTRFAVVRYGNVMGSRGSVIPFFLSIKNKGVLPITDERMTRFMISLEQGVELVWHAFEDMQGGEIYVKKIPSMKVTDLALTIAPNAKLEFIGIRPGEKLHEQMIGEDDSYYTYEYPEHYKILPAINGWASCSKRIKDGKKVPEGFSYTSNNNAEWMAPGELEAWIDSNSDKIGNI
- the pseG gene encoding UDP-2,4-diacetamido-2,4,6-trideoxy-beta-L-altropyranose hydrolase gives rise to the protein MNPRKIAFRVDASLKIGTGHVMRCLTLAEALRDRGCESTFICREHPGNLIDLISERGFTALGLPAVDVAQDLGLELNLPPHAAWLGADWRTDATQTRKAIGDVTADWLVIDHYAIDERWERKLRPACRRLMVIDDLADRNHDCDLLLDQNLVEGWQDRYRGNVPENCALLLGPEYALLQPLYSELHDRVPPREGPIHRILVYFGGADTDNLTGMVISAFGTLKTEDVSMDVVINSASPHAESLWKLATRDGRIRLHERLPSLEHLMAKADFAVGAGGATSWERCSLGLPSIVITLAENQRPIAAELHKQRFIQWLGHKNEVDEHGMAEALKSLMKNGLESGWSERCGHAVDGKGTSRVGSLLVVGDKNSLRARPATMDDEINVLRWSNFLSTCSHTSIQNIHHSIEITNNFRKHLRDIDTYHVFIVETSSKIPVSLIYFSRQETSWSIRILHAPHLGSFIRDEMILEEALRVLRENATGVLIFSDTQNSSMSPVSVANRQGQYTNAAKQKRLEIAVCTDRGSWINASVPTLIVGWLAEGHSVSWSHDASTLPGGDLCFYLSYGRIVDAKTRSRYSNNIVVHASDLPKGRGWSPASWLIMEGAERIPVTLLEAVDAVDAGPIYLQKWIPLHGTELIDDWRELIADATIELARSFVSRHPEILHEAREQTGKSSSYPRRRATDSELDPAKTLAEQFNHLRIVDNEDYPAFFRHKGQEFILKICRRPSSRGKDS
- the pseF gene encoding pseudaminic acid cytidylyltransferase, coding for MKLAVIPARGGSKRIPRKNIREFCGRPMIAWAIEAARESGCFDRIIVSTDDAEIAEISLQWGAKAPFVRPKALSDDHTGTIPVIAHAIDWHLKHTTEKPEEVCCVYATAPFVRPADLHQGLEALLHQGCDYVFSVTSFPFPIQRAVRIKKNGRVEMFHSEHFNTRSQDLEESYHDAGQFYWGRAEAWLEGRPIFNSNAIPVILPRHRVQDIDTVEDWRRAELMFTTLRQREES
- a CDS encoding O-antigen ligase family protein, producing the protein MKKFSLERTFVILLGSYIGLSGYTYTSLNYYHLEQNDSTRSLITISLICIVLCRLIFLRSIIIPKKTLIIATPFIYMGIVGIMLSDGLEFAGAISRWLFYLLAMSYFAQPVARQHFPTLVVTLSFFFIVAGFGDLILERSLHINQAARIGGSVGSPIGFASAVYCCSISLAWIWIAKRQKLFMIAALTLCALNFATGTRSVAAGNLFALFAMWWMSTRDIGWKIVVCIVICVATAIFFDIFLGSTDVGRRIQLLLDYGSDSSFLNRDFILNIVGDRLTATDLILGVGGGRFPVWFYDNTGILNMAPHFEIIWLLVEGGIIGSFLYIILNP
- a CDS encoding lipopolysaccharide biosynthesis protein, yielding MTAVILWIIPEQRHLSFVLAAWTLGVSGACFLGFIRLRNVDLSSLQLPIDWKWIKKGIKVAFPFLLATLSLRALYTFDRYWVEAISGLEVLAAYVFFAGIANAIMSFLDAAVFSFTYPELIAAVGRKDAKRFKDQLRRMGIQTILLTLTLSASAIILTGPIIHWIKRDVYSQHLSLLFWTIFATAISAVSMIPHYGLYALREDTSIIVGHIFSLPIFFIVTVALSKFYDTTSIPMSLTFTFLSLLIFKYIMLKRNSTFAA
- a CDS encoding polysialyltransferase family glycosyltransferase, which encodes MDKGGQSIEKFVACDLISPFHIIAALSAASALCKSSASVQLHMLPNLNKKYAIGKGTFKYRDLSISITLSKIKKFNFKSFIESLIKFIFLLIAKLLFRKNKYCVAHHTYFNFFTLNNLTFREIIQCKTITIEEGIGTYGGLFHHLRAGRREKKHYPVLKYLGRCFFSLPLFVSMNWKILTGENQEHVDAVVIFLAEKFYHKEIIKLRTWITKQQFQKVFILIGSPLVELYGVSSSELLQLLHIILKEVNSRGGTLILKRHPLERNDKLYRKVGIHVIGDEIPGEILIRAIEPDAIIGYNSGLLIIGNAVFGITSYTIHKILPKQIQEKIFPEAWLRRFIERHTTPLSER